In Pseudophryne corroboree isolate aPseCor3 chromosome 7, aPseCor3.hap2, whole genome shotgun sequence, a single window of DNA contains:
- the RPRM gene encoding protein reprimo: protein MNQTDAVFLLTNSSNSLGSILGCCTQASVVTDDGFEVPSTDERNLFIMRVVQIAVMCVLSLTVIFGIFFLGCNLLIKSEGMINFLVKDRRPSKEVEAVIVGPY from the coding sequence ATGAACCAGACAGATGCTGTATTCCTGCTCACAAACAGCAGCAACTCTTTAGGCAGCATACTGGGATGCTGCACCCAGGCATCAGTGGTAACAGATGATGGGTTTGAAGTACCCTCTACGGACGAGAGGAACCTCTTTATCATGAGAGTGGTCCAGATAGCAGTAATGTGTGTCCTGTCCCTGACAGTCATATTTGGAATCTTCTTTCTAGGATGCAATCTTCTTATCAAGTCTGAAGGGATGATAAACTTTCTGGTCAAGGACAGGAGACCATCCAAAGAAGTTGAAGCAGTAATTGTTGGTCCATATTGA